In Endozoicomonas sp. GU-1, one DNA window encodes the following:
- a CDS encoding hydrolase, with protein sequence MLNLDTTVLVVVDVQGKLATLMHEHESLFDNIVTMVKGARLLDVPIIWLEQVPEKLGGTIPELADELSDFSPVRKTSFSACGEPAFMSALEQTGGRQVLLTGIETHICVYQTAMDLLAGGYEVEVLVDGVSSRTLQSKEVALDKMSALGADLTTVEMALFELMKSADAPQFRDVARLIK encoded by the coding sequence ATGTTAAATCTTGATACGACAGTGCTCGTGGTTGTCGATGTTCAGGGCAAGCTGGCCACTCTGATGCATGAACATGAGTCACTCTTTGATAATATTGTGACCATGGTTAAAGGGGCCAGATTGCTTGATGTGCCGATTATCTGGCTGGAGCAGGTTCCGGAAAAGCTGGGGGGCACCATTCCTGAACTGGCTGATGAGTTATCGGACTTCAGCCCGGTGAGAAAAACATCCTTCAGTGCCTGTGGTGAGCCTGCTTTTATGTCAGCACTGGAACAGACCGGTGGCAGACAGGTGTTGTTGACCGGCATAGAGACCCATATCTGCGTATATCAGACGGCGATGGACCTTCTTGCCGGAGGCTATGAGGTAGAAGTGCTGGTTGATGGGGTTTCATCAAGAACATTACAGAGCAAAGAGGTGGCTCTGGATAAAATGTCAGCCTTGGGGGCTGATCTGACAACCGTTGAAATGGCGCTGTTTGAACTGATGAAATCTGCCGACGCACCACAGTTTCGTGATGTCGCCAGGCTGATTAAATGA
- a CDS encoding YjiH family protein, which yields MKQFTAVKKRETSLRHWLTFLIPSLMGLLLFVTPVSINDEFTIPVALLAGGLKALLKDQLTTIITIIVCFTGCITIITKLFQPQAIMTRPFLNSLFDITPLWCLVRVAGMVFVLSSFFEFGPQAIWSGATGGMVLNDLMPTLFSVFIFAGLLLPLLMNFGLLELLGTLMTRIMRPVFNLPGRSAIDCIASWLGDGSVGILMTSKQYETSYYTQREAAVIGTTFSVVSITFSLVVIAQVGLEHMFTRFYLTVCFAGLVAAFIVPKLPPLSRKKDVFICGKTRSDDDEIIPQGTSAFAWGLEQALEKAAKITNPMKIIQDGGKNAIDMVFGVLPVVMGIGTIALIIAEYTPVFQYLGMPFLPLLEWLQIPEAQAASTTMMVGFTDMFVPSILAASIDNDMTRFVIAALSLTQLIYLSEVGALLLGSKIPVTLFELFIIFILRTLVTLPVIAGIAHLIF from the coding sequence ATGAAGCAGTTTACAGCCGTAAAAAAGAGAGAGACCAGCCTGCGTCACTGGTTAACGTTTTTAATTCCATCACTGATGGGTCTGTTGCTATTTGTCACTCCGGTCAGTATTAATGATGAATTTACCATTCCTGTGGCCCTTCTGGCCGGCGGGTTAAAAGCGCTGCTCAAAGACCAGCTGACCACCATCATTACCATTATTGTGTGCTTTACCGGATGCATCACCATCATTACCAAGCTGTTTCAGCCACAAGCAATAATGACGCGCCCATTTCTTAACTCTCTGTTTGATATCACCCCACTCTGGTGCCTGGTAAGGGTTGCTGGCATGGTCTTTGTGCTTTCCAGCTTTTTCGAGTTTGGTCCGCAAGCCATCTGGTCAGGAGCCACTGGCGGCATGGTTTTGAATGACCTGATGCCGACCCTGTTCTCGGTCTTTATCTTTGCCGGACTTTTGCTGCCACTATTAATGAACTTTGGCTTGCTGGAGCTGCTGGGCACCCTGATGACACGCATAATGCGACCAGTATTCAACCTGCCCGGCCGTTCAGCTATTGACTGTATTGCCTCATGGCTGGGGGATGGCAGCGTTGGTATCCTGATGACCAGCAAGCAATATGAAACCTCCTATTATACTCAGCGTGAAGCTGCGGTGATCGGTACCACTTTCTCTGTTGTGTCAATTACCTTTTCACTGGTGGTGATTGCCCAGGTGGGTCTGGAACACATGTTTACCCGCTTCTACCTGACCGTCTGCTTTGCCGGGCTGGTTGCCGCTTTTATCGTCCCCAAGCTGCCTCCCCTGTCCAGAAAAAAAGACGTGTTCATCTGCGGCAAAACCCGCAGTGATGATGATGAAATTATTCCTCAGGGTACCAGTGCTTTTGCCTGGGGTCTGGAGCAGGCACTGGAGAAAGCCGCAAAAATCACCAATCCCATGAAGATCATTCAGGATGGTGGCAAGAACGCCATCGATATGGTGTTTGGGGTACTGCCAGTGGTGATGGGCATTGGTACCATTGCTCTGATCATTGCCGAATACACCCCGGTCTTCCAGTATCTGGGCATGCCTTTTCTGCCGCTGCTGGAGTGGTTGCAGATTCCTGAAGCCCAGGCGGCCTCAACCACCATGATGGTGGGCTTCACCGATATGTTCGTGCCCTCTATCCTGGCGGCATCCATTGACAATGATATGACCCGGTTTGTAATTGCGGCATTATCCCTGACTCAGCTGATTTACCTGTCTGAGGTGGGTGCTTTGCTCCTGGGAAGCAAGATTCCGGTCACCTTGTTTGAGCTATTTATTATTTTTATTCTAAGAACGCTGGTCACACTGCCCGTTATTGCCGGGATTGCCCACCTTATCTTCTGA
- the gcvT gene encoding glycine cleavage system aminomethyltransferase GcvT — protein MSEASSESLKRTPLYGLHLARGAKIVPFAGYEMPVQYPSGVKNEHIHTRSKAGLFDVSHMGQLKLSGEGADYFLESLVPVDIADLAIGRQRYALFTDEAGGILDDLMVTRYHDCLYLVVNAACKAQDIQHIRSRLPEGIKLDVLDDRALLALQGPMAAEVMAKVVPEVAELVFMDSRQLSIDGAPCFISRSGYTGEDGFEISIPEKDAERITRLLLDHPEVELIGLGARDSLRLESGLCLYGHDMDVNTTPIEASLMWAISKNRRHDGKRAGGFPGAEKILQQIETRQVATKRIGLVGSSRAPVREGAELVDDLGHPIGRVTSGTFGPTVGAPVAMALINADYAALGTGVYALVRGKKLPMTVSKMPFIEQRYYRG, from the coding sequence ATGTCTGAAGCGTCTTCTGAAAGCCTGAAAAGAACCCCGTTATATGGTCTTCATCTGGCCCGGGGAGCAAAAATAGTGCCTTTTGCCGGTTATGAAATGCCGGTGCAGTACCCATCCGGGGTTAAGAATGAGCATATCCATACACGCAGTAAGGCCGGGCTTTTTGATGTCTCCCATATGGGGCAGCTGAAACTGTCCGGTGAAGGGGCTGACTATTTCCTGGAATCCCTGGTGCCGGTTGATATTGCAGACCTTGCCATTGGCAGGCAGCGTTACGCCCTGTTTACCGATGAGGCTGGGGGTATCCTTGATGACCTGATGGTCACCCGTTACCACGACTGCCTCTACCTGGTGGTTAATGCGGCATGCAAGGCGCAGGATATTCAGCATATCCGGTCCAGACTGCCGGAAGGTATCAAGCTGGACGTTCTCGATGACCGGGCACTGCTTGCTCTTCAGGGACCCATGGCCGCAGAGGTTATGGCAAAGGTTGTTCCTGAGGTGGCTGAACTGGTCTTTATGGACTCCCGCCAGCTATCCATCGATGGGGCACCCTGTTTTATCAGCCGTTCCGGGTATACCGGGGAAGATGGCTTTGAGATTTCCATCCCGGAAAAAGACGCTGAACGCATCACCCGGCTACTGCTCGACCATCCGGAGGTTGAATTAATTGGTTTGGGTGCCAGAGACTCCCTCCGACTGGAATCGGGCCTCTGTCTCTACGGCCATGATATGGATGTCAATACCACCCCTATTGAAGCGAGCCTGATGTGGGCCATCAGTAAAAATCGTCGTCATGACGGTAAGCGGGCAGGCGGTTTCCCCGGAGCCGAAAAAATTCTGCAGCAGATTGAGACCCGACAGGTGGCCACCAAACGCATTGGTTTGGTTGGCAGTAGTCGAGCCCCGGTTCGTGAAGGGGCAGAACTGGTTGATGATCTCGGTCATCCTATTGGCCGGGTAACCTCCGGCACCTTTGGCCCAACGGTTGGGGCACCGGTTGCGATGGCTCTGATCAACGCTGATTATGCGGCATTGGGAACAGGAGTGTATGCACTGGTCAGAGGTAAAAAGTTGCCAATGACCGTCAGTAAAATGCCATTTATCGAACAGCGTTATTATCGGGGCTGA